The following coding sequences are from one uncultured Cohaesibacter sp. window:
- a CDS encoding iron exporter MbfA — MVLSLFTNSKRSFSTLSEKEVLALAISSEEDDARIYRAYAEHLRTEYPQTAKIYEDMALVEDQHRSNLIEMYKAQFGEAIPLIRREHVRGFYDRKPDWLMKSLSLEKIRNETISMENQSARFYRAAIDQVTNADTRKLLGDLALAEEGHEDMARDLQGEHTPDDVKDDEASHEHKQFVLTWVQPGLAGLMDGSVSTLAPIFAAAFATQDTWQTFLIGLSAAVGAGISMGFTEAAHDDGKISGRGSPIKRGIASGVMTMLGGLGHALPYLIPFFWTATFIAVVIVFFELWAIAWIQNKYMETPFLRAAFQVVLGGALVLAAGILIGSG, encoded by the coding sequence ATGGTCTTGAGTCTTTTTACCAATAGCAAGCGTTCTTTCTCGACGCTTTCAGAGAAAGAAGTGCTGGCATTGGCTATCTCCTCAGAAGAGGATGATGCTCGCATTTACAGGGCTTATGCAGAGCATTTGCGTACTGAGTACCCGCAGACGGCTAAGATTTACGAAGATATGGCTCTCGTTGAGGACCAGCATCGCAGCAATCTTATCGAGATGTATAAGGCCCAGTTCGGAGAGGCAATTCCTCTCATTCGGCGTGAGCATGTTCGCGGTTTTTATGATCGCAAACCTGATTGGCTGATGAAGTCTCTATCGCTGGAAAAAATCCGCAACGAAACCATTTCGATGGAGAACCAGTCTGCGCGTTTTTATCGTGCAGCGATTGATCAGGTCACAAACGCCGATACGCGCAAGTTGCTCGGCGATCTGGCTCTGGCAGAAGAGGGCCATGAGGATATGGCTCGCGATTTACAAGGCGAGCACACTCCTGACGATGTGAAAGATGATGAAGCCAGTCATGAGCACAAGCAATTTGTTCTGACTTGGGTGCAGCCCGGCCTTGCTGGTCTTATGGATGGCTCTGTCTCTACACTCGCGCCTATCTTTGCCGCCGCTTTTGCAACACAGGATACATGGCAAACATTCCTGATCGGTTTGTCTGCCGCTGTTGGTGCCGGTATTTCCATGGGCTTTACGGAAGCTGCCCATGATGACGGCAAGATTTCGGGGCGTGGGTCTCCCATCAAACGCGGTATTGCGTCTGGTGTGATGACGATGCTCGGTGGCCTTGGCCATGCATTGCCTTATTTGATCCCGTTCTTCTGGACTGCGACTTTCATCGCCGTTGTCATCGTCTTCTTCGAGCTTTGGGCGATTGCCTGGATCCAGAACAAATATATGGAAACGCCGTTCCTGCGCGCAGCCTTTCAGGTCGTGCTTGGTGGAGCGCTGGTGCTGGCTGCCGGTATCCTCATCGGCAGTGGCTGA